One Leucoraja erinacea ecotype New England chromosome 3, Leri_hhj_1, whole genome shotgun sequence genomic window carries:
- the LOC129693724 gene encoding ribonuclease T2-like: MAYNCLHSAMGLPLLLLLLLVAAGCSGQPNTEPPNILALQWPENACKLNGWIADECKKNYWTIHGWWPPQDSNSNNGAYDVNQIKSGDVNNDLKEFWPDLSNKKILWRHEWNTHGKPAAQKLSVRQYFLRGLTYYRIVQKCTRTKPAAAKMCFMKLSAVKRCVIIYVNGVSIKS, translated from the exons ATGGCCTACAACTGCCTGCACAGTGCCATGGGTCTGCCACTCCTCCTGCTCCTCTTGCTGGTGGCAGCCGGTTGCTCTGG CCAGCCTAATACCGAACCTCCCAATATTCTGGCACTTCAGTGGCCCGAAAACGCCTGTAAG CTGAATGGCTGGATTGCCgatgaatgtaaaaaaaattactgGACCATCCATGGCTGGTG GCCCCCCCAGGACAGCAATTCGAATAACGGTGCGTATGATGTcaatcaaataaaatca gGGGATGTAAACAATGATTTGAAAGAATTCTGGCCAGATCTGTCTAACAAGAAGATCCTTTG GAGGCATGAGTGGAATACACACGGAAAACCAGCTGCTCAGAAATTATCAGTGAGACAGTACTTCCTGAGAGGTCTGACCTACTACAG AATTGTGCAAAAgtgtacaagaacaaaaccagcG GCAGCCAAAATGTGCTTCATGAAACTGTCAGCTGTGAAAAGATGT